The Agromyces atrinae genome window below encodes:
- a CDS encoding DUF58 domain-containing protein: MTRWPRPTRRGVVLVLVGVVLFAVALFLDRRDLIFLALIGVALPLVALAFVALRRMSLHVSRAFSPSVVSAGGTARVSLLVTNTGRRSTDSARWRDISPFAAGDDASGPVPALGRHTGGSRGGDDTVELSYSIDLTRRGVFGVGPVAVTMSDPFGLATFDRAFGEAHDIIVTPRVSVLGGPRGGAAAIDGALQERLRQTMPNSDELIAREYRHGDPLRRVNWPATARHGELMVRQEEQRSNPGARLIIDTSMSGHHRHSVFEHADRSGHVDAGFERVVEMAASVGAHLLRSGFRLEVSETGPSILEPSVERTRGGLFGDSPTEFAMPGGDAELLESLAHLPTPTDRTDRRDAHDDDPRSAVRTPLRVTRTPGFAVLADIDLDEADALAALGVGFEPAVAFVLSTVGEEARERLAASGWTCVPLGYAQDLESVWESVDVSSGVVSNGR, translated from the coding sequence ATGACGCGGTGGCCGAGGCCCACGCGCCGCGGGGTCGTGCTCGTGCTCGTCGGCGTCGTCCTCTTCGCGGTCGCCCTGTTCCTCGACCGGCGCGATCTGATCTTCCTCGCTCTCATCGGCGTCGCCCTGCCGCTCGTCGCTCTCGCCTTCGTCGCGTTGCGCCGAATGAGTCTGCACGTGTCGCGCGCATTCTCGCCGAGCGTCGTCTCGGCGGGAGGCACAGCGCGCGTCTCGCTCCTCGTCACGAACACGGGCCGCCGATCGACCGACTCCGCCCGGTGGAGGGACATCTCCCCGTTCGCGGCCGGGGATGATGCGAGCGGACCCGTCCCCGCACTCGGTCGCCACACGGGTGGCTCTCGCGGGGGAGATGACACGGTCGAGCTCTCGTACTCGATCGACCTCACGCGACGCGGTGTCTTCGGCGTCGGCCCCGTCGCCGTCACGATGAGCGACCCCTTCGGTCTGGCGACGTTCGACCGTGCGTTCGGCGAAGCGCACGACATCATCGTGACGCCGCGCGTGAGCGTGCTGGGAGGTCCGCGAGGCGGTGCGGCGGCGATCGATGGCGCTCTCCAGGAGCGACTGCGTCAGACGATGCCGAACTCCGACGAGCTCATCGCTCGCGAGTACCGACACGGAGATCCCTTGCGGCGTGTGAACTGGCCGGCGACGGCGCGCCACGGCGAACTCATGGTGCGGCAGGAGGAGCAGCGATCGAACCCGGGCGCCCGCCTCATCATCGACACGTCGATGTCGGGGCATCACCGCCACTCGGTCTTCGAGCACGCCGATCGGAGCGGTCACGTCGATGCCGGCTTCGAACGCGTCGTCGAGATGGCGGCGTCGGTGGGTGCACACCTGCTGCGCAGCGGTTTCCGACTCGAGGTCAGTGAGACGGGGCCGAGCATCCTCGAGCCGAGCGTCGAGCGCACGCGAGGCGGCCTCTTCGGCGACTCGCCCACGGAGTTCGCGATGCCTGGCGGCGATGCCGAGCTGCTCGAGAGCCTCGCTCACCTGCCGACGCCCACGGACCGCACCGACCGGCGCGATGCGCACGACGACGATCCACGGTCGGCCGTGCGAACGCCGCTCCGCGTGACACGCACCCCCGGTTTCGCCGTCCTCGCCGACATCGACCTCGACGAGGCCGATGCGCTCGCCGCGCTCGGAGTCGGCTTCGAGCCGGCGGTCGCCTTCGTCCTCTCCACGGTCGGTGAGGAGGCGCGCGAGAGGCTCGCCGCGTCAGGGTGGACGTGTGTGCCGCTCGGGTACGCCCAGGACCTCGAGTCGGTCTGGGAATCGGTCGACGTCTCGTCGGGGGTGGTCTCGAATGGCCGCTGA